The following DNA comes from Noviherbaspirillum sp. L7-7A.
TCACGGCGACATTATCGACCGTGCCGGTGAAGCGCACGTCATAGTCGGTCTGCGGCTGCAGCACGTCGATCGGGATGATGGCCGCAACCGAGGGTTCGGCAATCTCCTTGTCATTGTCATAAGTGAGCAGCAGCGTGGACAGAGGCGCGCGGCCGCGCGGACTGATGTTGAAGCTGATGACCTTGAGCTTGGAGGTGATATCGGCATGGACGCTGACCGGATAGCCGACCTCATTGCGGGCCGGCACCGGGTCCGGCTGCTCCTGATTGGAATAGAACACGGTGGGCAGGTTTTGCTGGCCATTGAACGGGTAGGTCACCAGGCCGCCATTGCCCAGCCCGCCCTGGTTCAGGGTGCGTGTCGCGAAATTGGTCGTGAAATAGGTGTAGCCGCTGCTGCCGGTGGCAACGCCCGCACCGGCTTCCAGGAATTTGGGCTCCATGATCACGAAGCGGTGATAGATGGCGGTAATCAGTTCTTCGGCAGCGTTGACGCCGCTCCTGTCGCCGGTAGCAGAGATGACTTCGCCAAAGGCGTAATTGCTGCCGGGAAGAGAATAGCCGGCCGACTGCAGTCGCTCGAAGACGCTGGCGCCGGTAAAGCCGCGCCGCGTGGACACTTCGTCGTGCGTGATGAAATCGTTGATGGCCTGGTAATTCGAATGCGCCAGCGCCGCCTTGTCCACCTGCGCATTGCGCGCAACAGGCGCCAGACCCATCTGCTGCCGCCGGAAGTTGAACCAGTTGAAGCCATCGGCTGCCATATCGCCGGTCTGCCTTGGCGCGCCGGCTTCATTGAGAATGTTGACTGGCACGCCACCGTCGCTGACGACGCCATCCGGCTGCAGATTACCCGTGCGATCTGTGCTGCCGCTACTGCTGCCGCCTCCGCCGCCGCAACCGGCTGCCAGGACCGCGATCAGCAGGGAGATCAGCCAGGCGCTGGCTTTTCGGTTGAATGATCGTGAACTGGTCATGGCGTTCCTTGCGCAAAGTGTGGCAAGCACGTTGTGCCTGCCGTGATGGTGATTGGTGAATGACAGCGTGGTGGTGTTGCACGTCGAGGGAAGAACTGCATGACGACGTGCATGGTTCGCATCCTCATTTCTGGCAATCTGGAATGAGTACCAATCTGCCACGCTATTGCACAACATTATCACGCACTGCGCTTTCCACAGGCAGGCGCAACGACAGACCTTGACCTGCCCGGAATGCCACTCCGGACGCAAAGCCTATTGCCCTCTACAATACCGGCTGGCCGCATTTCGCACGCCCGCTCACCTCAGCCCGACCCATGCCGTTTGCTTCATCGTCCGATCTTCGTTCATTCCTGCTGACTTTACTGCTGGGCCTGGCTGCGGCCGGCCTGTGCAATCTGCTGCACACGCCTTTGCCGTGGATGATAGGGCCGCTGTTCGCCAGCGCCGCCGCACGCATGGCGGGCATTGCGCTGTTCTGCCCGGCACAGGTCAGGCAGGGCGGCCAGTGGGCAATTGGCACGGCGCTGGGCCTGTATTTCACGCCGCTGG
Coding sequences within:
- a CDS encoding CAP domain-containing protein is translated as MTSSRSFNRKASAWLISLLIAVLAAGCGGGGGSSSGSTDRTGNLQPDGVVSDGGVPVNILNEAGAPRQTGDMAADGFNWFNFRRQQMGLAPVARNAQVDKAALAHSNYQAINDFITHDEVSTRRGFTGASVFERLQSAGYSLPGSNYAFGEVISATGDRSGVNAAEELITAIYHRFVIMEPKFLEAGAGVATGSSGYTYFTTNFATRTLNQGGLGNGGLVTYPFNGQQNLPTVFYSNQEQPDPVPARNEVGYPVSVHADITSKLKVISFNISPRGRAPLSTLLLTYDNDKEIAEPSVAAIIPIDVLQPQTDYDVRFTGTVDNVAVNRSWSFRTR